From the Bacteroidia bacterium genome, one window contains:
- a CDS encoding DinB family protein, with the protein MESPSTLLQEILNKWFGIRRGLIRELNVIPPSRLGFRPTLEMRSVAEIMHHVLEYAIITVEELCRDDTNLHRVSMAQLVNVYAPNVSRSDTHEKLGNLLVDQYRDADARLRELGDLHMLQFVRRIDGSRDTRFSLLQEAIQHEMYHRGQLTVYTRLLGIVPAATADNPPDLGSALSGGSYL; encoded by the coding sequence ATGGAATCCCCTTCCACACTGCTTCAAGAGATCCTGAATAAATGGTTCGGTATACGCCGCGGGCTCATTCGCGAGCTGAACGTCATTCCGCCGTCGCGGCTGGGATTTCGTCCTACTCTTGAAATGCGCAGCGTCGCGGAAATCATGCATCATGTGCTGGAGTACGCAATTATCACCGTCGAAGAACTCTGCAGAGACGACACGAACCTGCATCGCGTCAGTATGGCGCAACTCGTCAATGTGTATGCACCGAACGTCTCCCGCAGCGATACGCATGAGAAACTGGGCAACCTTCTTGTCGATCAGTACCGCGACGCCGATGCGCGTCTGCGCGAGCTCGGCGATCTGCATATGTTGCAATTTGTCCGCCGTATCGACGGTAGCCGCGATACGCGATTTTCGCTTCTGCAGGAAGCAATTCAGCATGAGATGTACCATCGCGGACAGCTCACCGTCTACACCCGCCTGCTCGGGATAGTACCCGCCGCCACGGCGGATAATCCTCCGGATCTCGGAAGCGCGCTTTCCGGTGGCTCCTATTTGTAG
- a CDS encoding flavin reductase family protein codes for MRHIDPSKHPVPFVHRLLLGGVAPRPIALVSSMDADGNVNLSPFSFFNAFGANPPIIVVSPAYRGKDGTPKHTFENIVATKEFTVSAVTFDMVEKISLASSDYPRGVNEFVKAGFTPLASNVVSPPGVAESPFVMECRLLQHIDTGAKPASGNLLVAEVLMFHVRESVFDGERIDPRRMDLVARMGGDWYCRAHGDALFELPKPSHNGIGIDALPGHLRTSTVLTGNDLAKLAGVAALPDAEAIRLRWLQDIERIFVEQHSADMFDVELRAGNPRGALLCVLKEWKAGLLDTQQRSFRLLQCTRAFLAAGELDQAWECAVMSTGTE; via the coding sequence ATGCGCCACATCGATCCATCGAAGCATCCTGTTCCCTTTGTCCATCGGCTTCTGCTCGGTGGCGTGGCGCCGAGGCCTATCGCGCTGGTGTCTTCGATGGATGCCGATGGAAACGTCAATCTGTCGCCCTTCAGTTTTTTCAATGCCTTCGGAGCGAATCCCCCGATTATCGTCGTGTCTCCCGCCTATCGCGGCAAGGACGGCACGCCGAAGCATACCTTCGAGAATATCGTGGCGACGAAGGAATTCACCGTCAGCGCCGTAACCTTCGACATGGTGGAAAAAATCAGCCTCGCCTCCTCCGACTATCCACGCGGCGTGAACGAATTCGTAAAGGCGGGCTTCACGCCGCTGGCATCGAACGTAGTGTCGCCTCCCGGCGTCGCCGAATCGCCCTTCGTTATGGAATGCCGTTTGCTGCAGCATATCGATACCGGGGCAAAGCCGGCAAGCGGAAATCTGCTGGTGGCGGAAGTACTGATGTTTCATGTCCGCGAGTCCGTATTCGACGGCGAGCGCATCGATCCCCGCCGCATGGACCTTGTAGCCAGAATGGGCGGCGACTGGTACTGCCGCGCTCACGGCGACGCGCTGTTCGAGCTGCCGAAGCCCTCGCACAACGGCATCGGCATCGACGCATTGCCCGGGCATTTGCGCACAAGCACCGTCCTCACCGGCAACGATCTCGCCAAACTCGCGGGCGTGGCGGCGCTCCCCGACGCGGAGGCGATACGGCTGCGATGGCTGCAGGACATCGAGCGCATCTTTGTGGAGCAGCACAGCGCGGATATGTTCGACGTCGAGCTGCGTGCGGGCAATCCCCGCGGCGCCTTGCTCTGTGTACTCAAGGAATGGAAAGCCGGCCTGCTCGACACGCAACAGCGCAGCTTCCGGCTGCTGCAATGCACGCGTGCCTTCCTTGCAGCCGGAGAACTTGACCAGGCCTGGGAATGTGCGGTGATGAGCACGGGCACGGAATAA
- a CDS encoding BlaI/MecI/CopY family transcriptional regulator, producing the protein MARKKLELSAAEWDIMNTVWMHPEAVTVRDVMDAAYPNDEKAYTTVQTLMNILVEKGVLRRKKAGMVIKYTPAVLRDAVLDASMNTVARRMFSGSFGAMASFLVSSNNLSDDDIAALRRLLDEKEREL; encoded by the coding sequence ATGGCCAGGAAAAAACTCGAACTCTCCGCCGCGGAATGGGACATCATGAATACCGTCTGGATGCACCCCGAAGCGGTGACGGTGCGCGACGTGATGGATGCCGCCTACCCGAACGACGAAAAAGCTTACACCACCGTGCAGACGCTGATGAACATTCTCGTCGAAAAGGGAGTGCTCCGCCGTAAGAAGGCCGGCATGGTGATCAAATACACTCCGGCTGTGCTGCGTGATGCGGTGCTCGACGCATCTATGAATACGGTGGCGCGCCGCATGTTCAGCGGCTCCTTCGGCGCCATGGCCTCGTTTCTGGTCAGTTCCAACAACCTGAGCGACGACGACATCGCCGCGCTCCGTCGCCTGCTCGATGAAAAGGAGCGTGAGCTATGA
- a CDS encoding 4Fe-4S binding protein, which yields MLLIEILPDTCDFCGCCVGVCPEDAIELKEASIAIIEARCTNCAKCVWACPFEVFVFHSPAKERTTA from the coding sequence GTGCTGCTGATAGAAATACTTCCGGACACCTGCGATTTTTGCGGATGCTGTGTGGGTGTCTGTCCGGAAGACGCCATCGAGCTGAAAGAAGCGTCCATCGCCATTATCGAAGCACGCTGCACGAACTGTGCGAAATGCGTATGGGCGTGCCCTTTTGAGGTTTTCGTGTTTCACTCTCCGGCGAAGGAGCGCACAACGGCATGA
- a CDS encoding DoxX family protein encodes MKAFDSITKWADAHHPKWLDVLRMLLGVVLFLKGLSFILNKDVTMQVLHDNNYEFIPVLLLHYVIIFQMAHSVLIALGLITRIAIAAQFPIVLGAAILLLTTGSFAPFGSDLFLVVLLLFLLVFFFIYGAGPLSVDAVLRKAAPKTAGETA; translated from the coding sequence ATGAAGGCGTTCGATTCAATTACGAAATGGGCTGACGCGCATCACCCGAAGTGGCTGGACGTGCTGCGTATGCTACTGGGGGTGGTGCTGTTTCTCAAGGGGCTGTCGTTTATTCTGAACAAGGACGTGACGATGCAGGTGTTGCATGACAACAATTACGAGTTCATTCCGGTGCTGCTGCTGCATTACGTCATCATTTTCCAGATGGCGCACAGCGTCCTGATCGCGCTGGGGTTGATTACGCGCATCGCCATCGCTGCACAGTTCCCTATTGTGCTCGGTGCGGCGATACTGCTGCTGACCACGGGCTCCTTTGCGCCGTTCGGCTCGGATTTGTTTCTGGTTGTGCTGCTGCTGTTTCTGCTGGTTTTCTTTTTTATCTACGGAGCGGGTCCGCTCTCGGTGGATGCCGTGCTGCGCAAGGCTGCGCCCAAGACTGCCGGAGAAACAGCCTAG
- a CDS encoding M56 family metallopeptidase, with protein sequence MIDAAASFLQQHAGAFLSWYLPMQIQTGIFVLLILAIDALLPNASPRFRYALWMTALVKSMLPPVISLPVGDVIATQVFTLAAVEVTPTMRQSVAAGISIDMLLTFIIIGASLVLATVAVWRAVSMRRMLADARVFAQDDIQGFPPIFVSQSIPTPLAAGFFHRRIYITPDIAAGPRDSLLAVLNHEATHFRRGDAFVVLLQTIVQIVYALNPLVWLLNLRIFRYREEICDEEALRRTGVLPQQYGRILLSFVAEQPARLFQTGTCFFETRRGFARRIMQLFNNPEKPAMKWKQYLLVAVLSLAILPLSLKCSEDSPKEADVKYPVYSETLWENGGPDSADYVNGNYGKDAEIVGGLNTLRDRITYPEEARDKKIEGLVLVDVDITAQGTVKKIQIKKSVHPLLDAAALEAVGGLTFKPAEFKGVTAPTKMTIPIKFKLH encoded by the coding sequence ATGATCGACGCAGCCGCGAGCTTCCTCCAGCAGCATGCCGGAGCTTTCCTCTCCTGGTATCTCCCCATGCAAATTCAGACCGGGATATTCGTCCTGCTTATCCTGGCCATTGACGCACTGCTGCCCAACGCCTCGCCGCGTTTCCGCTACGCGCTGTGGATGACCGCGCTGGTCAAATCCATGCTGCCGCCGGTGATTTCGCTTCCGGTGGGAGATGTGATCGCAACGCAGGTGTTCACTCTCGCGGCCGTTGAGGTTACTCCGACGATGCGGCAGTCCGTAGCCGCGGGCATCAGCATCGACATGCTGCTCACCTTCATCATCATCGGCGCCTCCCTTGTGCTGGCAACCGTCGCCGTCTGGCGCGCGGTGTCCATGCGCCGCATGCTCGCCGATGCGCGGGTGTTCGCGCAGGACGATATTCAAGGATTTCCACCGATTTTCGTAAGCCAAAGCATCCCCACGCCGCTGGCCGCTGGCTTTTTCCATCGACGCATCTACATCACTCCCGACATTGCGGCGGGTCCGCGGGACTCACTTCTCGCCGTGCTGAATCACGAGGCCACGCACTTTCGCCGCGGAGACGCCTTTGTGGTGCTGCTGCAAACAATCGTGCAGATCGTCTACGCTCTCAATCCCCTCGTGTGGCTGCTCAATCTGCGCATATTCCGCTATCGGGAGGAGATCTGCGATGAGGAGGCACTGCGCCGCACAGGGGTTCTTCCGCAGCAATACGGTCGGATTCTGCTCAGCTTCGTCGCCGAGCAGCCCGCGCGACTGTTCCAGACCGGTACCTGCTTCTTCGAAACGCGCAGGGGTTTCGCCCGGCGTATCATGCAGCTTTTCAACAATCCGGAAAAACCCGCGATGAAATGGAAACAGTACCTCCTCGTAGCCGTGCTTTCGCTTGCCATCCTGCCGCTTTCCCTGAAATGCTCGGAAGATTCACCGAAAGAAGCTGACGTGAAATACCCGGTGTACTCTGAGACGTTGTGGGAGAACGGTGGACCTGATTCCGCGGATTATGTTAATGGTAATTACGGGAAAGATGCCGAGATAGTCGGTGGACTCAACACTCTTCGGGACAGGATCACCTATCCCGAAGAGGCACGTGACAAGAAAATCGAAGGACTCGTGCTCGTCGATGTGGATATCACTGCTCAGGGCACGGTGAAGAAGATACAAATCAAGAAATCCGTCCACCCACTTCTCGATGCCGCCGCGCTGGAAGCCGTGGGCGGACTGACATTCAAGCCAGCAGAGTTCAAGGGTGTGACCGCTCCGACAAAAATGACCATCCCCATCAAATTCAAACTTCATTGA
- a CDS encoding multiheme c-type cytochrome: protein MKHIPTAVLLCMFILFSSARVASQQRPYGDALLGSGSYDDFERPKACASCHIDFSRQYEQAMMSQAYTHSWDEIEYFKLAVAHGKKDPKFDPVQKGCNGCHAPLAFIAGDVPPPKPFTGSRADESVSCDICHTITGSGEEPPFNFSFTIEPGRVKYGNREGVISPHHETRKSAFTMSTELCGSCHNEKNPFGVWVKSTQLEWKEGPYSKEGVRCQDCHMPRAAGRVSKVSAVQSDIPQHLFMGAHTPAKLAGAIELNAWPDTREIVPGERIVVSVAAFNHKAGHKIPSGSVEERQLWLTVTATDASGKVYHLPVDKKGFDGEEFTISSNAPAFQDIGYMMDVPDFKGLARDALPHEGDRVFRMAYFDPQDRMTIAQWNTARLGYDYRIGPRETKIETYTWKLPDTLPLGKVRVVAEMRYRRLIKSVGDYLGVPDEEMTPEFVSRTETWFEAVDF, encoded by the coding sequence ATGAAACACATCCCAACCGCCGTACTGCTCTGCATGTTCATACTTTTCTCCTCTGCCCGCGTTGCTTCCCAGCAACGCCCGTACGGAGACGCACTGCTCGGGAGCGGCTCGTACGACGACTTCGAACGTCCGAAGGCCTGCGCATCCTGTCATATCGATTTCTCTCGTCAATACGAGCAGGCGATGATGTCACAGGCCTATACCCATAGCTGGGATGAGATAGAGTATTTCAAACTTGCCGTCGCCCACGGCAAAAAGGACCCGAAATTCGATCCGGTGCAGAAGGGCTGCAACGGCTGTCATGCTCCGCTGGCCTTTATCGCGGGCGATGTACCGCCGCCGAAACCCTTCACCGGTTCGCGCGCCGATGAAAGTGTCTCTTGCGACATCTGCCATACCATCACCGGATCGGGCGAGGAGCCGCCGTTCAATTTCAGTTTCACCATCGAACCCGGACGTGTGAAATACGGCAATCGTGAGGGAGTCATTTCCCCGCATCATGAAACCCGCAAAAGCGCCTTCACCATGTCCACCGAGCTGTGCGGCAGCTGTCACAACGAAAAAAATCCCTTCGGCGTCTGGGTAAAGAGCACGCAGCTCGAATGGAAGGAGGGCCCGTACAGTAAGGAAGGCGTGCGTTGCCAGGATTGTCACATGCCGCGCGCTGCGGGACGAGTCTCCAAAGTTTCCGCCGTACAGAGCGACATTCCGCAGCATCTGTTTATGGGCGCGCATACGCCGGCGAAACTTGCGGGCGCCATCGAGCTGAATGCCTGGCCCGATACTCGTGAGATCGTACCCGGCGAACGCATCGTCGTTTCCGTTGCCGCCTTCAACCATAAGGCCGGTCATAAAATCCCCAGCGGATCCGTCGAAGAGCGCCAGCTCTGGCTGACGGTTACGGCCACCGATGCTTCCGGGAAGGTATATCATCTCCCTGTCGATAAAAAAGGCTTCGACGGCGAAGAATTTACCATCTCATCCAACGCGCCCGCATTTCAGGATATCGGCTACATGATGGACGTGCCTGATTTTAAAGGTCTCGCGCGCGACGCCCTCCCGCACGAAGGTGATCGCGTCTTCCGCATGGCGTATTTCGATCCGCAGGACCGCATGACCATCGCGCAGTGGAATACCGCGCGTCTCGGTTACGATTACCGCATCGGTCCCCGCGAAACGAAAATCGAAACCTACACCTGGAAGCTTCCGGATACGCTGCCGCTCGGCAAAGTTCGCGTCGTCGCCGAAATGCGCTACCGTCGCCTTATCAAATCCGTCGGCGACTATCTTGGCGTCCCCGATGAGGAGATGACGCCGGAATTCGTGAGCCGGACGGAGACCTGGTTCGAAGCTGTGGATTTCTGA
- a CDS encoding SpoIIE family protein phosphatase has translation MTHFDNRPALARFVFLASTVLVLAYSALWLYRYASIATDENLYDDINGRVTIISITPDGASDRAGLMVGDSIIAINGNPVGNKFEANRYLIEGSGGNVLRYTIVREGETRELPVVVAEFGLPLQYLAAILTALFLLALAAFVFVRRTSHRVARLFGWANLVFGFALLVHRSISVYHYPDALTAVAMYMHPLLWPTAVALYLHLLLDFPVARYVRPVPLQLMTALYVIPYTVFIVLLLLPAMLGIKGMYSILLPVFGLIASVFVLQYLFRRRMKNLEATDYRTRSRPVHILLIVTMLFIVLLLLVPLTSYWQFVSMIGVLIPAGLFLVIARQRLFDLYIVLRRRSLYSVLHVALSAVTAFLLAASLVLVPRQQLDLPVLNVTGGQVEVLRLSSLSQDRRAVFERRLTFVAGALLLAVLYWLYRSGRKVLDQRFYRGSLDYKHALTTFSNLSHSHMDTLALGREAVSGVVKLLHVRGAAFALRSSAGFVAHVAHHLRLKDDALDFDDATMEILKTAFEKSPVVATDNLSIRERFDELGVEFLVGVQIEQHLEILLLLSEKESDTNYSREDVELLENLAINLADALLTMRFYDSAREKERLRKELEIARHIQMQSLPTVLPEFPGIDVAAESIPAYEVGGDFYDVLPRHDSAMFVVGDVSGKGTSAAMYLARLQGILKTIESFQPTPWELFTRLNTLIFDHIERKSFVTLAALKIDFLSSDVRFLRAGHLPLVHYNALAREASLYQPAGMAIGLDPHGFPEILAEEVIFSRAGDVFVLVSDGVTEAANAEGTHFGIEGVMDCVVANATGSAEEIQCAIISAVSRYCTTEQEDDMTVLVVKCSIRSDG, from the coding sequence GTGACACATTTCGATAATCGCCCGGCGCTTGCACGATTCGTCTTTCTCGCGTCCACTGTGCTCGTGCTTGCCTACAGCGCGTTGTGGCTGTACCGTTATGCGTCCATCGCCACGGATGAAAATCTCTACGACGACATCAACGGGCGGGTGACGATCATTTCGATCACACCGGACGGTGCCTCTGATCGTGCCGGTCTGATGGTCGGCGATTCCATCATCGCCATCAATGGCAATCCGGTCGGTAACAAATTCGAGGCGAATCGGTATCTCATCGAGGGCAGCGGGGGGAATGTTCTTCGTTACACCATCGTACGTGAAGGAGAAACGCGCGAACTTCCCGTCGTCGTGGCCGAATTCGGCCTTCCATTGCAGTATCTCGCTGCCATCCTCACCGCACTGTTCTTGCTGGCTCTTGCGGCCTTCGTGTTTGTCCGTCGCACATCGCACCGCGTCGCACGCCTGTTCGGATGGGCAAATCTTGTCTTTGGATTCGCGCTGCTCGTGCACCGAAGCATCAGCGTGTACCATTATCCCGATGCATTGACTGCTGTTGCGATGTATATGCATCCGTTGCTTTGGCCGACGGCAGTCGCTCTGTATCTGCATCTGCTCCTGGATTTTCCGGTTGCGCGCTATGTGCGGCCTGTGCCGTTGCAGCTTATGACCGCGCTCTATGTGATTCCCTACACTGTTTTTATTGTTCTGTTGCTGTTGCCGGCGATGCTCGGGATCAAGGGTATGTACAGCATTTTGCTGCCGGTGTTCGGACTCATCGCTTCGGTGTTTGTGCTGCAGTACCTTTTCCGCCGACGAATGAAGAATCTCGAGGCGACGGATTATCGTACCCGGTCGCGCCCGGTGCATATCCTGCTCATCGTAACGATGCTGTTCATCGTTCTCCTGTTGCTGGTACCCCTGACGTCGTATTGGCAGTTCGTCTCTATGATAGGCGTGCTCATTCCCGCGGGGTTATTCCTTGTGATCGCACGGCAGCGTCTCTTCGATCTGTACATCGTGCTGCGCAGGCGTTCGCTGTACAGCGTTCTCCATGTCGCGCTTTCCGCAGTGACTGCGTTTCTGCTTGCCGCTTCGCTTGTGTTGGTCCCCAGACAGCAACTCGATCTGCCCGTCCTGAATGTGACAGGAGGACAGGTTGAGGTGTTGCGGCTTTCATCACTGTCTCAGGACAGGCGCGCGGTGTTCGAGCGCCGTCTCACCTTTGTCGCGGGAGCGTTGCTCCTTGCCGTGCTGTATTGGCTGTATCGCAGCGGCAGGAAGGTGCTGGACCAACGGTTCTACCGCGGTTCGTTGGACTATAAGCACGCTCTGACGACGTTCAGCAATCTCTCGCACAGCCATATGGACACGCTGGCGCTTGGACGCGAAGCGGTGTCCGGAGTGGTGAAATTGTTGCATGTCCGCGGAGCGGCCTTCGCGTTGCGATCAAGCGCTGGATTCGTGGCGCACGTTGCCCATCACTTACGACTGAAGGATGATGCGCTCGATTTTGATGACGCGACGATGGAGATTCTCAAGACAGCCTTCGAGAAATCACCTGTTGTTGCCACAGACAATCTTTCAATACGCGAGCGCTTCGACGAGCTCGGCGTGGAATTTCTCGTCGGCGTACAGATCGAACAGCATCTTGAAATCCTGCTTCTCCTGTCTGAAAAGGAATCGGACACAAATTATTCGCGCGAGGACGTGGAACTGCTCGAGAACCTTGCAATCAACCTTGCCGACGCCTTGCTGACGATGCGTTTCTACGACAGCGCCCGGGAGAAGGAGCGCCTTCGCAAAGAGCTGGAAATAGCCCGGCATATTCAAATGCAGTCCTTGCCGACAGTGCTGCCCGAGTTCCCCGGCATCGATGTCGCGGCGGAGTCCATCCCGGCATACGAAGTTGGAGGTGATTTTTATGATGTGCTGCCGCGGCACGATTCGGCGATGTTTGTCGTCGGCGATGTGTCGGGCAAGGGGACCTCGGCAGCCATGTATCTGGCCCGGCTGCAAGGCATATTAAAGACCATCGAGTCCTTTCAACCTACGCCGTGGGAATTGTTCACGCGGCTCAATACGCTGATTTTCGATCACATCGAGCGAAAGAGCTTTGTGACTCTGGCCGCATTGAAAATCGATTTTTTGAGCAGCGACGTCCGTTTCCTCCGCGCGGGCCATCTTCCGTTGGTTCACTACAACGCCCTTGCTCGCGAGGCGTCCCTGTACCAGCCTGCGGGGATGGCGATAGGACTTGATCCGCACGGTTTCCCGGAAATCCTTGCGGAGGAAGTCATCTTTTCACGTGCCGGAGACGTTTTCGTGCTGGTCAGTGACGGGGTCACCGAGGCGGCGAATGCCGAAGGTACGCATTTCGGTATCGAGGGGGTCATGGACTGCGTCGTGGCCAATGCGACGGGAAGCGCTGAAGAGATACAGTGCGCGATCATTTCCGCCGTGTCGCGGTATTGCACGACGGAGCAGGAAGACGATATGACCGTGCTCGTTGTGAAGTGTTCCATTCGTTCGGACGGTTGA
- a CDS encoding energy transducer TonB, with amino-acid sequence MKTLILPLFLLSLFLAPSLIAQQLTDEQKATYAEELTENPEIVGGLKALAKEVVYPKEAKEKNITGMVFVTAYIGKDGKVDAAETLKSDNKLLDDAAVTAVKRVTFTPGRINGAAVKARVVVPIKFRLD; translated from the coding sequence ATGAAAACGCTCATACTCCCACTGTTTCTGCTCTCCCTTTTCCTCGCGCCATCCCTCATCGCGCAGCAGCTCACCGACGAGCAGAAAGCCACGTACGCCGAGGAACTCACCGAGAATCCCGAAATTGTCGGTGGGCTCAAAGCCCTCGCGAAAGAAGTCGTGTACCCGAAGGAAGCGAAGGAAAAAAACATCACCGGCATGGTATTCGTCACGGCATACATCGGGAAGGACGGCAAGGTTGATGCCGCGGAAACTTTGAAAAGCGACAACAAGCTCCTCGACGACGCCGCCGTCACCGCGGTAAAGCGCGTAACGTTCACTCCGGGCAGGATCAACGGCGCCGCAGTCAAAGCGCGTGTAGTCGTCCCGATCAAGTTTCGGCTCGACTAG
- a CDS encoding lipoate--protein ligase family protein, protein MSHTHASEKPAPPMKLLPWQTDYSETSWDNALNVRLDALEFDLIIEPPRAAAENLALDEALLFSVADGSRKAVFRMWDWSERSVILGSYQSVAEEIDADVAGRHGFSFGRRMSGGGAMVVEPEKTITWSLIVPEAVVEGMSFRQSFAFLDMWCVRALRSLGIPATYRPINDIASPSGKIAGAAQCRRRRTVLHHTTMAYELDGEMMWQLLRLDTPRTHEKSVASAVKRVSPLRDFTDLPHGVLRDTLTAAFAAQYLTYPSVATPTEIGSALTLIEEKYSTQAWLYRLP, encoded by the coding sequence ATGTCGCACACACATGCCTCGGAAAAGCCCGCCCCGCCCATGAAGCTCCTCCCCTGGCAAACTGATTACAGCGAGACGTCCTGGGACAACGCACTGAATGTACGCCTGGACGCGCTGGAGTTTGACCTGATCATCGAACCCCCGCGCGCCGCGGCGGAAAATCTCGCGCTCGACGAAGCGTTGCTCTTCAGCGTCGCAGACGGCAGTCGCAAGGCGGTGTTCCGCATGTGGGACTGGAGCGAGCGCTCAGTCATTCTCGGTTCCTATCAAAGCGTCGCGGAGGAAATAGACGCGGATGTTGCAGGGCGTCACGGATTCTCCTTCGGACGGCGCATGAGCGGCGGCGGTGCTATGGTCGTGGAGCCGGAAAAAACCATCACCTGGTCGCTCATCGTCCCAGAAGCCGTCGTCGAGGGAATGAGTTTTCGCCAATCGTTCGCCTTTCTCGACATGTGGTGCGTGCGCGCATTGCGCTCGCTCGGCATCCCCGCCACCTATCGTCCCATCAATGACATTGCTTCCCCTTCCGGAAAAATTGCCGGAGCCGCCCAATGCAGGCGACGCCGTACCGTCCTGCATCATACCACCATGGCGTACGAGCTCGACGGGGAGATGATGTGGCAACTCCTCCGTCTGGATACGCCCAGAACGCATGAGAAAAGCGTCGCCAGCGCGGTCAAGCGAGTGTCTCCCCTCCGCGATTTTACCGACCTGCCACACGGCGTGCTGCGCGATACGCTCACCGCCGCCTTCGCAGCACAATACCTCACGTACCCCTCCGTCGCTACACCGACCGAAATTGGCAGTGCCCTCACACTCATTGAAGAAAAATACTCCACGCAAGCCTGGCTCTACCGCTTGCCCTGA
- a CDS encoding NAD(P)/FAD-dependent oxidoreductase gives MSRHWDVIVVGAGPAGSTLARYAAKAGASVLMLEKDRDVGMPVRCGEAVSNRSLEKVVDIDPRWIAATIRHFRLVSPSGHIVEPDLGGHGYVLERRIFDYDLARLASEAGAEVRTKCYVSGLIPAEQGWEGVTYEWKGETREAYGRIIVGADGVESRVGKWAGVDTTTHLRDMETCAQMTLTNVDLEDDVCEFYFGNDIAPMGYLWVFPKGRGTANVGVGISGMASKKKHAIRYLNEFVARRFPGASALTTIAGGVPCAVTVDTLVKENVVLVGDAAHQVNPMSGGGITSGMIGGMIAGEVIGEALSRNDLSHLQQYPKRWDKEIGGKHRTYHRMKSAVYKFGDDILDDIAVNVLKLKPEKRTIWRVFGTALRQQPALVWEMMKVLRF, from the coding sequence ATGAGCAGGCATTGGGATGTGATTGTCGTCGGCGCGGGTCCGGCAGGAAGCACCCTCGCACGCTATGCGGCTAAAGCGGGCGCTTCCGTGCTCATGCTGGAGAAAGATCGCGATGTGGGCATGCCCGTGCGTTGCGGGGAGGCGGTGAGCAACCGGAGTCTCGAAAAGGTGGTGGATATTGATCCCCGGTGGATCGCGGCTACCATACGCCATTTCCGGCTCGTGTCACCGTCGGGTCACATCGTCGAGCCGGATCTTGGAGGACATGGCTACGTGCTGGAGCGGCGGATTTTCGATTACGACCTCGCGCGTCTGGCATCCGAAGCAGGGGCGGAAGTGCGGACGAAATGCTATGTCAGCGGGCTGATCCCGGCAGAGCAGGGCTGGGAGGGCGTCACCTACGAATGGAAGGGCGAGACGAGGGAGGCGTACGGCCGCATCATCGTGGGCGCGGACGGTGTGGAGTCGCGCGTCGGAAAATGGGCGGGCGTCGACACCACGACGCATTTGCGCGACATGGAGACCTGCGCACAGATGACGCTGACCAACGTTGATCTCGAAGACGATGTGTGCGAATTTTATTTCGGCAACGATATCGCACCTATGGGCTACCTCTGGGTATTTCCGAAGGGACGCGGCACGGCCAACGTGGGCGTGGGCATCAGCGGCATGGCGTCGAAGAAAAAGCATGCGATCCGCTATCTCAACGAGTTTGTAGCCCGGCGCTTTCCGGGCGCCAGCGCGCTGACGACGATAGCGGGCGGAGTTCCCTGCGCGGTGACGGTCGATACGCTCGTGAAGGAAAATGTCGTGCTTGTCGGCGACGCAGCGCATCAGGTGAATCCCATGTCCGGCGGCGGCATCACCAGCGGTATGATAGGCGGCATGATCGCGGGAGAAGTGATTGGCGAAGCGCTGTCGCGGAATGATCTCTCGCATTTGCAGCAGTATCCGAAGCGCTGGGACAAGGAAATCGGCGGCAAGCACCGCACGTATCACCGCATGAAAAGCGCGGTGTACAAATTCGGCGACGACATACTGGACGACATCGCGGTCAATGTGCTCAAGCTCAAACCGGAGAAGCGCACCATCTGGCGCGTGTTCGGCACGGCGCTGCGTCAGCAACCGGCGCTGGTCTGGGAGATGATGAAGGTGCTGCGGTTCTGA